The Sporosarcina ureae genome includes a region encoding these proteins:
- a CDS encoding anti-sigma factor family protein: MEKCPKHVVHYMHAFFDGEITNEEEQIMNEHLKLCEECRETFEELEQTVTLFKGIDVVEAPVGFVDGVTARLPKQTMKKGPNKWFRQHPFMVAAAMFLLLMSASFFSSFENEQQFSFTKQPNLVVEGETVVVPAGKTVVGDLVVKNGDLRIEGEVDGNVTVIKGSKYMASTAVITGSSEEINEIFDWLWYKMKSVAKDIIPTSKEQKLEDE; the protein is encoded by the coding sequence ATGGAAAAATGTCCTAAACATGTTGTCCATTATATGCATGCGTTTTTTGATGGTGAGATCACCAATGAAGAAGAGCAGATCATGAATGAACATTTGAAACTATGTGAAGAGTGCAGAGAAACATTTGAAGAACTAGAGCAAACCGTTACTCTATTTAAGGGAATAGATGTAGTGGAAGCACCAGTAGGATTTGTCGATGGCGTGACAGCAAGATTGCCAAAACAAACGATGAAGAAAGGTCCGAATAAGTGGTTCCGACAGCATCCATTTATGGTGGCGGCTGCGATGTTTCTACTACTAATGAGTGCATCTTTCTTCTCGAGTTTTGAAAATGAACAGCAGTTTTCATTTACGAAGCAGCCTAATTTAGTTGTTGAAGGGGAAACAGTTGTTGTTCCAGCTGGTAAAACGGTTGTAGGGGACTTAGTCGTGAAGAATGGAGACCTTCGAATTGAAGGAGAAGTGGATGGCAATGTCACAGTCATTAAAGGGTCTAAGTATATGGCTTCAACAGCCGTTATAACAGGATCAAGTGAAGAAATCAACGAAATCTTTGATTGGCTGTGGTATAAGATGAAGTCCGTTGCAAAAGATATTATTCCTACCTCAAAGGAACAAAAGCTTGAAGATGAATGA
- the sigW gene encoding RNA polymerase sigma factor SigW — protein MDELINKRVKEVLHGNQEAFEEIVIHFQHRLYQVCYRMLNNAAEAEDIAQEAFVRAYVNLETFDQKRKFSTWLYRIATNLCIDRIRKKKPDYYLDATVPGTEGLNMYSQIATNQQLPEEEVEKMEMKDRVQYEVNRLPDKYRTIIILRYMEDLQLQEIADILEMPLGTVKTRVHRGREALRQQMGSM, from the coding sequence TTGGACGAATTAATTAACAAACGAGTAAAAGAAGTTTTACATGGTAATCAGGAAGCTTTTGAGGAAATTGTCATCCATTTTCAGCACCGTCTATATCAAGTGTGTTACCGGATGTTAAACAATGCAGCGGAGGCGGAAGATATTGCACAAGAAGCCTTTGTGCGCGCCTACGTAAACTTGGAAACCTTTGATCAAAAGCGGAAATTTTCTACCTGGCTGTACCGTATTGCTACTAATTTATGTATTGATCGCATTCGAAAGAAAAAGCCTGATTACTACTTAGATGCAACAGTACCAGGGACGGAAGGCTTGAATATGTATTCGCAAATCGCAACGAATCAACAGTTACCGGAGGAAGAAGTAGAAAAGATGGAAATGAAAGATCGTGTTCAGTACGAAGTAAACAGGCTGCCCGATAAATACCGTACGATTATTATTTTGCGATATATGGAAGACCTACAGTTGCAGGAAATCGCTGATATTTTGGAGATGCCACTCGGCACGGTAAAAACACGAGTGCATCGAGGAAGAGAAGCGCTTCGACAACAAATGGGGAGTATGTAG
- the rocF gene encoding arginase produces MRELDISLIGVPVDLGQSRRGVDMGPSAIRYAGAIERLKALGHHVTDEGNISVSPIHDVSCNEVGLKNLTEVTEATEELAKTVSTIVGNNKFPLVLGGDHSIAIGTLAGLAEHYKNLGVIWYDAHADMNTSETSPSGNIHGMPLAVSMGLGHEQLVNVHKEGAKINPENVVIIGARSVDPGERQLIKEKGVKVFTMHEIDRYGMSAVIQQTLEYFASRQVDGIHLSLDLDGLDPLYTPGVGTPVPGGITYRESHLAMELLEDANVITSAEFVEVNPVLDEYNKTADVAVGLMGSLFGEKLL; encoded by the coding sequence ATGCGCGAGTTAGATATTTCTCTAATAGGAGTACCTGTAGATCTTGGTCAGAGTCGACGTGGAGTGGATATGGGACCAAGTGCGATTCGATATGCAGGAGCGATAGAGCGTTTGAAAGCATTAGGTCATCACGTAACAGATGAAGGGAATATTTCTGTTTCTCCTATCCACGATGTATCCTGTAATGAAGTTGGGTTGAAGAACTTAACAGAGGTGACAGAAGCGACTGAAGAACTTGCTAAGACAGTTTCGACCATTGTAGGAAACAACAAGTTTCCATTAGTACTTGGCGGTGATCACAGTATCGCAATAGGCACGCTTGCGGGGTTGGCGGAACACTATAAAAATCTTGGCGTTATTTGGTATGATGCGCATGCAGATATGAATACAAGCGAAACGTCTCCTTCAGGAAATATCCATGGTATGCCACTCGCGGTCAGCATGGGGCTAGGACATGAGCAATTGGTGAATGTGCATAAAGAAGGTGCGAAAATCAATCCAGAAAACGTGGTAATTATCGGAGCGCGTTCAGTAGATCCTGGTGAACGGCAATTGATCAAAGAAAAAGGCGTGAAGGTGTTTACCATGCATGAAATCGATCGTTATGGTATGTCAGCGGTCATACAGCAAACGCTTGAATATTTTGCTTCAAGACAGGTAGATGGTATTCATTTGTCATTAGACTTGGACGGTTTGGACCCGCTTTATACCCCTGGGGTTGGAACGCCGGTACCAGGTGGAATCACATACCGTGAAAGCCATCTAGCTATGGAATTGCTAGAAGATGCAAATGTTATTACATCCGCGGAATTCGTCGAAGTAAACCCTGTACTGGATGAGTATAATAAGACGGCAGATGTGGCAGTCGGACTTATGGGATCGCTATTCGGTGAAAAACTACTATAA
- a CDS encoding EAL and GGDEF domain-containing protein has translation MQEFLNGMDAFVESSSEKEIHKVLSDIAYTLEQAAIVAITDSKGTIQYANEHFEKISKYSRKELIGANQRIVNSGYHHATFFKEMWATIGRGNTWRGDICNRAKDGSTYWVDTTIVAFLNDKGKPYQYIAIRYDISERKKMELEIRKNADLYEIITDNASDYIAVIDRQGKFYYVSPSFQKLLGHSVDELYSNSFYSYIYKQNRQKVEKKILQFGKYQHHALNLEYSFLDSKNGLHIMEAKIDEVKDSVEYKDKLLVVMRDVTERVRSDEKIRYLVYNDQLTSLMNRNSFREQLALAFERARTRKQVFALVHMNIDRLRYANDLLGHEAGDYLLAMVGERLKKRTGPESLLARIAGDEFAFIISGLPDAEEFYHHAENIRSFLEQPIQVGEQTYTLSISCGVSMYPEHADHPSDLITKATLALGKVKMHGGGDTVMYKPGTSKVSLERILLENELRKSVQQRHFYLEYQPKVLLDTGELTGVEALVRWNHPDLGVIPPNKFIPLAEETKIIIPLGEWILREVCKRAEIEVAAGETCRFAVNVSTVQMKEEGFVDTVLNIIKEYHVPPEMLELELTESSFMDTEGMKESIQRLRSTGITVAIDDFGTGYSTFSYIKELPADTLKIDMAFVRDILENENSQAIVKAIVTLADTAGLNVVAEGIELPEQAKMLYNLGCREGQGYYYGRPMSLEGTKEMRDFLSTFK, from the coding sequence ATGCAAGAGTTTCTAAACGGTATGGATGCATTTGTTGAGTCTAGTAGTGAAAAAGAAATACATAAGGTTCTTAGTGATATTGCCTATACATTAGAACAGGCAGCTATTGTCGCAATCACCGACTCAAAAGGAACAATTCAATATGCTAACGAACATTTCGAAAAGATTTCTAAGTATTCACGAAAAGAATTAATTGGTGCTAATCAACGTATTGTCAACTCGGGTTATCATCATGCAACATTCTTTAAAGAGATGTGGGCCACGATTGGGAGAGGCAATACTTGGCGTGGAGATATATGTAATCGTGCCAAGGATGGTTCAACTTATTGGGTAGACACGACAATTGTCGCATTTTTAAATGATAAAGGGAAACCCTATCAATATATTGCGATTCGCTATGATATTTCCGAGAGAAAGAAAATGGAATTAGAAATTCGAAAAAATGCAGATCTTTATGAAATTATTACAGACAATGCATCTGATTATATTGCCGTCATTGACCGGCAAGGGAAGTTTTACTACGTTTCCCCATCCTTTCAGAAGCTTCTTGGGCATTCGGTTGATGAACTATATTCCAACTCATTCTATTCATATATCTATAAGCAAAATCGCCAAAAGGTAGAAAAGAAGATTTTACAATTTGGAAAATATCAACACCATGCACTTAATTTGGAATATTCTTTTTTAGATAGTAAAAATGGGTTACACATCATGGAAGCAAAAATTGATGAAGTAAAAGATTCGGTTGAATATAAAGATAAACTTTTAGTCGTCATGCGAGATGTCACAGAACGTGTGAGATCAGACGAGAAAATTAGATATCTTGTCTACAATGACCAATTGACATCCTTAATGAACCGAAATTCATTTAGAGAACAGTTGGCACTAGCATTTGAAAGAGCACGTACCCGCAAGCAAGTATTTGCTCTCGTGCATATGAATATTGATCGTCTACGCTATGCAAATGATTTACTTGGACATGAAGCAGGAGACTATTTATTAGCAATGGTTGGAGAAAGGCTGAAAAAGAGAACAGGTCCTGAAAGCCTGTTAGCTCGTATTGCAGGAGATGAATTTGCGTTCATTATATCAGGATTGCCAGACGCAGAAGAGTTTTATCATCATGCGGAAAATATTCGTAGCTTCTTAGAACAGCCTATCCAAGTTGGAGAGCAAACCTACACATTGTCTATAAGTTGCGGTGTATCTATGTATCCTGAACATGCAGACCACCCTTCTGATTTAATCACTAAAGCTACATTGGCATTAGGCAAGGTCAAGATGCACGGTGGTGGAGACACGGTAATGTACAAACCTGGAACTTCAAAGGTGTCATTAGAGCGGATTTTGTTGGAAAATGAATTACGTAAAAGTGTGCAACAACGACATTTTTATCTTGAGTATCAGCCGAAAGTGTTGCTGGACACTGGCGAATTGACAGGCGTGGAAGCACTTGTACGTTGGAATCATCCGGATTTAGGAGTGATTCCTCCTAATAAGTTCATTCCGCTTGCTGAGGAAACGAAAATTATCATACCGCTCGGGGAATGGATTTTACGTGAGGTGTGTAAGCGCGCAGAGATAGAGGTGGCGGCTGGTGAGACATGCCGATTCGCTGTGAATGTCTCCACAGTCCAAATGAAAGAAGAGGGATTTGTTGACACTGTCTTGAATATCATTAAAGAATACCATGTACCACCTGAGATGCTGGAGCTGGAACTGACGGAAAGCTCATTTATGGATACAGAAGGTATGAAAGAGTCCATTCAACGACTTCGGAGTACAGGTATTACTGTGGCAATTGACGACTTCGGTACAGGGTATAGTACGTTCAGTTATATTAAAGAACTTCCAGCCGATACGTTGAAAATCGATATGGCGTTTGTACGAGATATATTGGAGAATGAAAACAGTCAGGCCATTGTCAAGGCAATTGTAACACTTGCTGATACAGCAGGTTTAAATGTAGTAGCGGAAGGAATAGAATTACCAGAACAAGCAAAAATGCTCTACAATTTAGGATGCCGTGAAGGTCAAGGTTACTACTATGGTCGACCGATGTCATTAGAAGGTACGAAAGAAATGAGAGATTTTCTTTCTACTTTTAAATAA